The Aeromicrobium senzhongii genome includes a window with the following:
- a CDS encoding alpha/beta hydrolase, with the protein MTGWIEDILQDPYEQLTLDLGTDPDGEGAIRATLVRRRFEGEPRAAVIYVHGFSDYFFQTELAEFYADRGYAFYSLDLRKCGRSLDEGQTPHFVSDLSLYDAELDEALRIVRSEVPDVPIVLSAHSTGGLVLPLWLDRMNLLPGGTRARGIAGIVLNSPWFDLQGPAWMRTVGTTVVRSVAKARPLDRMKLPFTDSYGASLHSSRGGQWDYDIAWKPLEGFPVTYGWMGAVRRGHAQLHRGLDIGVPSLVLRSHRTWFSRNHHAKTDTSDAVLDVRQIVRWSGCLGDAVTSLPVHGARHDVYLSNDEPRAEAYRLTAEWLDRWIP; encoded by the coding sequence ATGACCGGCTGGATCGAGGACATCCTCCAGGACCCGTACGAGCAGCTCACGCTGGACCTGGGCACCGACCCCGACGGCGAGGGCGCCATCCGCGCGACGCTCGTCCGCCGCCGGTTCGAGGGCGAGCCGCGGGCCGCCGTCATCTACGTCCACGGGTTCTCCGACTACTTCTTCCAGACCGAGCTGGCCGAGTTCTATGCCGATCGCGGCTACGCCTTCTACTCGCTCGACCTGCGCAAGTGCGGCCGCTCGCTGGACGAGGGGCAGACGCCTCACTTCGTCTCGGACCTGTCCCTCTACGACGCCGAGCTCGACGAGGCGCTGCGCATCGTCCGCTCCGAGGTGCCGGACGTGCCGATCGTGCTCTCGGCGCACTCGACCGGCGGCCTGGTCCTGCCCCTGTGGCTCGATCGGATGAACCTCCTGCCCGGTGGCACGCGCGCCCGCGGCATCGCCGGGATAGTGCTCAACAGCCCGTGGTTCGACCTGCAAGGGCCGGCGTGGATGCGCACGGTGGGCACGACGGTCGTCCGCAGCGTGGCGAAGGCTCGGCCTCTCGACCGGATGAAGCTGCCCTTCACCGACTCTTACGGAGCGAGCCTGCACTCGTCCCGCGGCGGCCAGTGGGACTACGACATCGCGTGGAAGCCGCTGGAGGGCTTCCCGGTGACGTACGGCTGGATGGGAGCCGTGCGGCGCGGTCACGCCCAGCTGCACCGCGGCCTGGACATCGGCGTGCCGTCGCTCGTGCTGCGGTCGCACCGCACGTGGTTCAGCCGCAACCACCACGCCAAGACCGACACCTCCGACGCCGTGCTCGACGTGCGGCAGATCGTGCGCTGGTCCGGGTGTCTCGGCGACGCGGTCACGTCCCTGCCGGTTCACGGCGCGCGCCACGACGTCTACCTCTCGAACGACGAGCCGCGGGCCGAGGCGTATCGCCTGACCGCGGAGTGGCTCGACCGCTGGATCCCGTGA
- a CDS encoding lipoate--protein ligase family protein, producing MRGEYKVPGGKLVAVDLEVHNDRLSDVSVSGDFFLEPEEALLDINAALTGLSVDASVEQLTSAIEGAVDSQTAFIGFTPEAVGIAVRRALGKATGWHDHTFDVIGPVTLDPAMHVALDEVIGREVADGTRPPTFRFWDWDSPLVVIGSFQSYANEIDPEGAAKHGINVVRRVSGGGAMFMEPGNTITYSLVVPKSLVEGLSFERSYSFLDDWVIEALAEVGVKAHFVPLNDIASDAGKIGGAAQKRLAAGAVLHHVTMAYDIDADKMTEVLRIGREKMSDKGTRSANKRVDPMRSQTGLSRDAIIDAFLQTFRRRYATHDSDYTEAELAEARELVDAKFSKREWTHRVP from the coding sequence ATGCGTGGTGAATACAAGGTCCCCGGCGGCAAGCTCGTCGCGGTCGACCTCGAGGTACACAACGACCGGTTGAGCGACGTCAGCGTCTCGGGGGACTTCTTCCTCGAGCCCGAAGAGGCGCTCCTCGACATCAACGCGGCCCTGACGGGGTTGTCCGTGGACGCCTCCGTCGAACAGCTCACGTCGGCCATCGAGGGCGCGGTGGACTCCCAGACCGCCTTCATCGGCTTCACGCCCGAGGCCGTCGGCATCGCCGTGCGGCGGGCCCTGGGCAAGGCCACCGGCTGGCACGACCACACCTTCGACGTCATCGGCCCGGTCACGCTGGACCCGGCGATGCACGTCGCGCTGGACGAGGTCATCGGCCGCGAGGTCGCCGACGGCACCCGTCCCCCGACGTTCCGGTTCTGGGACTGGGACAGCCCCCTGGTCGTCATCGGATCGTTCCAGAGCTACGCCAACGAGATCGATCCCGAGGGCGCGGCCAAGCACGGCATCAACGTCGTGCGGCGCGTGTCCGGCGGCGGGGCGATGTTCATGGAGCCGGGCAACACGATCACCTACTCGCTCGTGGTCCCGAAGTCGCTCGTCGAGGGCCTGAGCTTCGAGCGCTCGTACTCGTTCCTGGACGACTGGGTGATCGAGGCGCTGGCCGAGGTGGGCGTGAAGGCGCACTTCGTGCCGCTCAACGACATCGCGAGTGACGCGGGCAAGATCGGTGGAGCGGCGCAGAAGCGCCTCGCGGCCGGCGCGGTCCTGCACCACGTGACGATGGCCTACGACATCGACGCCGACAAGATGACCGAGGTCCTGCGGATCGGCCGCGAGAAGATGAGCGACAAGGGCACCCGGTCGGCCAACAAGCGCGTCGACCCGATGCGCTCGCAGACCGGCCTGTCGCGCGACGCCATCATCGACGCGTTCCTGCAGACCTTCCGGCGCCGGTACGCCACCCACGACTCGGACTACACCGAGGCCGAGCTGGCCGAGGCCCGTGAGCTCGTCGACGCGAAGTTCTCGAAGCGGGAGTGGACCCACCGGGTTCCGTGA
- a CDS encoding acyl-CoA dehydrogenase family protein, whose amino-acid sequence MDFTIDSEQKALVKAVRGLITNVYDSSETRREATATDPGFTAWEKLAEMGVLSLPFEASPVEVSLAAEELGKVIAPDPFVEAIVLAGGLIDALGTDEQKKQYVDAVAGGEILPILAWMEPGRRWSADASSVTFADGVLNGVKAPVVQAERADLLLVTAALPEGGTGVFLVEGATAVETTITNDGGRAATVTFGDTPAVQLGEGGDQTAAIESALDRARIAYAHEALGAMETALTTTVGYLKTRKQFGVTLNTFQALNHRAADMYVTLELARSTIMWATIVAADEDTTPEQLATAASHAALQTSVAGKHIGLDAIQLHGGIGMTAEYSVGHYASRLIAIEHLIGDADFHRARLAATVGDHDVFDPIG is encoded by the coding sequence ATGGACTTCACCATCGATTCGGAGCAGAAGGCTCTCGTCAAGGCCGTCCGCGGTCTGATCACCAACGTCTACGACTCGTCCGAGACGCGTCGTGAGGCCACCGCGACGGACCCGGGCTTCACCGCGTGGGAGAAGCTCGCCGAGATGGGCGTGCTGAGCCTGCCGTTCGAGGCCAGCCCCGTCGAGGTCTCGCTGGCCGCCGAGGAGCTGGGCAAGGTCATCGCGCCCGACCCGTTCGTCGAGGCGATCGTCCTGGCCGGCGGCCTGATCGACGCGCTCGGCACCGACGAGCAGAAGAAGCAGTACGTCGACGCCGTCGCCGGTGGCGAGATCCTGCCGATCCTGGCGTGGATGGAGCCCGGTCGGCGCTGGTCGGCCGACGCGTCCTCCGTGACGTTCGCCGACGGTGTGCTCAACGGGGTCAAGGCGCCGGTCGTCCAGGCCGAGCGCGCCGATCTGCTGCTCGTGACGGCCGCGCTGCCCGAGGGCGGCACGGGCGTGTTCCTGGTCGAGGGCGCCACGGCGGTCGAGACCACGATCACCAACGACGGCGGCCGCGCGGCGACCGTCACGTTCGGCGACACCCCCGCGGTGCAGCTGGGCGAGGGTGGCGACCAGACCGCCGCGATCGAGAGCGCCCTGGACCGAGCCCGGATCGCCTACGCGCACGAGGCGCTGGGCGCGATGGAGACGGCCCTGACCACCACGGTCGGCTACCTCAAGACGCGCAAGCAGTTCGGCGTCACGCTGAACACGTTCCAGGCGCTCAACCACCGCGCCGCGGACATGTACGTGACGCTCGAGCTGGCTCGCAGCACCATCATGTGGGCCACGATCGTGGCGGCCGACGAGGACACCACGCCTGAGCAGCTGGCCACGGCGGCCTCGCACGCGGCACTGCAGACCAGCGTCGCCGGCAAGCACATCGGCCTGGACGCGATCCAGCTGCACGGCGGCATCGGCATGACCGCCGAGTACTCGGTCGGCCACTACGCGAGCCGTCTCATCGCGATCGAGCACCTCATCGGCGACGCGGACTTCCACCGCGCCCGCCTGGCCGCCACCGTCGGCGACCACGACGTGTTCGACCCGATCGGCTGA
- a CDS encoding acyl-CoA dehydrogenase family protein — protein MRLQLSAEDQAFREEMREFFTTQVPQDIRDTMINHGEITRDQIVRSQQALNAAGLAVPGWPVEWGGKDWTQLQRHIWHEEMQLAGVIPPLAFNASMVGPVIATFGSQEIKERFLPATANLDIWWSQGFSEPDAGSDLAGLRTTAVRDGDHYVVNGQKTWTTLGQYGDWIFCLVRTDPDAPKKQMGISFLLIDMKTEGLTVRPIELIDGGHEVNEVFFDNVRVPVENLVGEENKGWTYAKFLLGNERVGIAQVGASQRNLATAKDKAKEMGVFDQYASRIVDLENQLNALELTALRVAAGSAGDKPHPASSVLKIKGSQLTQAVSDLFVDLEGPAAITSRETRIFLNNRKVSIYGGSNEIQRQIIAGTILGL, from the coding sequence ATGAGACTTCAGTTGTCAGCCGAGGACCAGGCATTCCGCGAGGAGATGCGTGAGTTCTTCACCACCCAGGTTCCGCAGGACATCCGCGACACGATGATCAACCACGGTGAGATCACCCGTGACCAGATCGTCCGGTCGCAGCAGGCCCTCAACGCCGCAGGGCTCGCCGTTCCGGGCTGGCCGGTCGAGTGGGGCGGCAAGGACTGGACCCAGCTCCAGCGCCACATCTGGCACGAGGAGATGCAGCTGGCCGGCGTCATCCCGCCGTTGGCGTTCAACGCCTCCATGGTCGGCCCCGTCATCGCGACCTTCGGCTCGCAGGAGATCAAGGAGCGGTTCCTCCCGGCGACCGCCAACCTCGACATCTGGTGGAGCCAGGGCTTCTCCGAGCCCGACGCCGGCTCCGACCTCGCCGGCCTGCGCACCACCGCCGTGCGCGACGGCGACCACTACGTCGTCAACGGCCAGAAGACGTGGACCACGCTCGGCCAGTACGGCGACTGGATCTTCTGCCTCGTCCGCACCGATCCCGATGCGCCCAAGAAGCAGATGGGCATCAGCTTCCTGCTGATCGACATGAAGACCGAGGGCCTCACGGTCCGTCCGATCGAGCTGATCGACGGCGGCCACGAGGTCAACGAGGTCTTCTTCGACAACGTGCGCGTCCCGGTCGAGAACCTCGTCGGCGAGGAGAACAAGGGCTGGACGTACGCCAAGTTCCTGCTCGGCAACGAGCGCGTCGGCATCGCCCAGGTCGGCGCCAGCCAGCGCAACCTGGCCACCGCCAAGGACAAGGCCAAGGAGATGGGCGTCTTCGACCAGTACGCGTCGCGCATCGTCGATCTCGAGAACCAGCTGAACGCGCTCGAGCTCACCGCCCTGCGCGTGGCCGCCGGCTCGGCCGGCGACAAGCCGCACCCGGCGTCGAGCGTCCTGAAGATCAAGGGCTCGCAGCTGACGCAGGCCGTCTCGGATCTCTTCGTCGACCTCGAGGGCCCGGCGGCCATCACGAGTCGTGAGACCCGCATCTTCCTCAACAACCGCAAGGTGTCGATCTACGGCGGATCCAATGAGATCCAGCGCCAGATCATCGCCGGCACGATCCTGGGACTGTGA
- a CDS encoding DUF6458 family protein, whose protein sequence is MYFGGSIALIAIGAILAFAVQDTISGIDLTMIGYILMAAGVLGIVLTLIVNSQRDRGVRDGGRDDLPPAR, encoded by the coding sequence ATGTACTTCGGTGGCTCCATTGCTCTCATCGCCATCGGCGCGATCCTCGCGTTCGCGGTGCAGGACACCATCTCCGGCATCGACCTCACCATGATCGGCTACATCCTGATGGCCGCTGGCGTGTTGGGCATCGTGCTCACGCTCATCGTCAACTCGCAGCGCGACCGCGGCGTCCGCGACGGCGGGCGCGACGACCTCCCACCTGCACGCTGA
- a CDS encoding threonine/serine ThrE exporter family protein has translation MSSSAPQTLRIMDFALRVGEMLLSNGAGTADVSATMSSICHHLGLRGTYVDVTHIMLTMVHDQELDEPPLLLRRNVVRRETDFEDVTAVDRLVAELLANEIDLDEARSRLSAIATSGHARPRAIVIGSSGLVGAGVALMLGGGFFVSLTAFVAAVAIELLRRLLEVRRLPDFYIQVVGGLCASLIAVSAAALSLPAPPSLVIAANIVVLLAGLGLMGAIQDALTGYHLTAVARLLEVLLATAGIVAGVSGGLMVGRMLGVDLGSGTVWPDMSYLPYVTIGAGVAAAGFAVQSYAPWSSVPAIAVIGAAAGALASALVQNGLDRPWGAAIAAFVIGVVSYPASRWLRVPALVMVVPAIVPLLPGLTIYRSLAQLAEENLSGISSGITASAVAVALAAGVILGEYAAQPLGRETRRLERRLSGPRLVGPFRAKSRRK, from the coding sequence ATGAGTAGTTCGGCACCTCAGACGTTGAGGATCATGGACTTCGCCCTCCGGGTCGGGGAGATGTTGCTGTCCAACGGTGCCGGAACGGCCGACGTCTCGGCCACGATGTCGTCGATCTGCCACCATCTGGGACTGCGCGGTACCTACGTCGATGTCACCCACATCATGCTGACGATGGTCCACGACCAGGAGCTCGACGAGCCGCCGCTGCTGCTGCGCCGCAACGTCGTGCGCCGCGAGACCGACTTCGAGGACGTCACCGCCGTCGACCGGCTGGTGGCCGAGCTGCTCGCGAACGAGATCGATCTCGACGAGGCGCGCTCGCGTCTCTCGGCGATCGCCACGAGCGGCCACGCGCGACCTCGCGCGATCGTGATCGGGTCCTCGGGCCTGGTCGGCGCGGGCGTGGCCCTGATGCTGGGCGGCGGGTTCTTCGTCAGCCTCACCGCCTTCGTCGCGGCCGTCGCCATCGAGCTGCTCCGGCGACTGCTCGAGGTGCGCCGGCTGCCCGACTTCTACATCCAGGTCGTCGGCGGGCTCTGTGCCTCGCTGATCGCCGTGTCCGCGGCGGCGCTCTCGCTGCCCGCGCCGCCGTCGCTGGTCATCGCGGCCAACATCGTCGTGCTGCTGGCCGGACTGGGCCTCATGGGCGCGATCCAGGACGCCCTGACGGGCTACCACCTCACGGCCGTGGCGCGGCTGCTCGAGGTCCTGCTGGCCACCGCCGGCATCGTGGCGGGCGTCAGCGGTGGCCTGATGGTGGGCCGGATGCTCGGTGTCGACCTCGGCTCGGGCACCGTCTGGCCGGATATGTCGTACCTGCCGTACGTGACGATCGGCGCGGGCGTCGCCGCCGCCGGCTTCGCGGTCCAGTCGTACGCGCCGTGGTCCTCCGTGCCGGCGATCGCCGTGATCGGAGCGGCCGCCGGCGCCCTGGCGTCGGCCCTCGTGCAGAACGGGCTCGACCGGCCGTGGGGCGCGGCGATCGCGGCGTTCGTCATCGGTGTGGTCAGCTATCCCGCATCGCGCTGGCTGCGGGTCCCGGCTCTGGTGATGGTCGTCCCGGCCATCGTGCCGTTGCTGCCGGGTCTGACGATCTACCGCTCGCTGGCCCAGCTGGCCGAGGAGAACCTCTCGGGCATCTCCTCGGGCATCACCGCGTCGGCCGTGGCCGTGGCTCTGGCCGCTGGCGTGATCCTGGGCGAGTACGCCGCCCAGCCACTCGGACGCGAGACCCGACGGCTCGAGCGCAGGCTGTCCGGCCCCCGCCTCGTGGGCCCGTTCCGCGCCAAGTCGCGACGCAAGTGA